Within the Platichthys flesus chromosome 8, fPlaFle2.1, whole genome shotgun sequence genome, the region CTACACTTTGATggttcagtgttgtgtgtgagcTGGGGTGTACTAGTGTAGTGCGAAACAAAACTGTGATGgttcagtgttgtgtgtctgctggtgtgTATTAGTTTAGTGTGTAGCAACACTGTGAGTGTTCAGTGTTGTGTTGGCGGATGTGTATTAATGTAGTGGGTGCTGATGTGTATTAGAGTAGTGTGTAAAGATGGtccagtgttgtgtgtgtgctgaagtgTACTGTGGAAAACCTAGTGATGGTCTACTGTTGTGTTTGCTGAAATGtattaatgttgtgtgtaacaACACTGTGATGGTCCAGTGTTGCTTGTTTGTTGATGTGTATTAATGTAGTGTGTAATGATGGtccagttttgtgtgtgtgctggtatGTATTAAGGTACTGTGTAACAACACTGTGAAGGTTCAGTGTTCTGACATATATTAGTGTTGTGTGTAATGAAACTGTGATGGTCCAGTGTTGTGTGCTGGTGTTTATTAATGTAGTGTTTAATGATGGtccagttttgtttgtgtgctgatgtGTATTCGTGTTGTGTGTAATGACTCTGTTATTGTCCAgtgatgtgcgtgtgtgctggtTTGTATTAGTGTTGTATGTAATGACACTGTGATGGttcagtactgtgtgtgtgtgtgttggtgtgttggtgtgtaatGATGGtccagtggtgtgtgtgtgtgctagtgtgtaATGATGGtccagtgctgtgtgtgtgctggtgtgtaaTGATGGtccagtgctgtgtgtgtgctgacgtGTATTAGTGACACTGTGATGGTTCAGTGTTGTGTgacagcagcctctctctctctccctctctccctctccctctctctgtgctgGGGTCGCTCTGACCACGGTCTCGGCTGCAGAGTCCACTTCGCATTTTGAGCGACGCCCCCAAATTCCGTGCAGAGTGTTTGCAGACCCTCCGGgacggagaggtggaggaggaatcGGCAGCTCCGCCGTCCATATACACTACAATCAGCTCGCCATTAGTTCATGACTTCATCATATCTGTGACAGGGGAGTTTGGACCGTGTTTACAAGGTAAGCCTGAGACGTTTCGCCCACACTTCCGGTCGATTTTCGCCGTGTTTTTCGCCGTGTCGCCTTTTTCCTGCGCGCAGCTGCCGTGTCGCAGCGACCACTCGGACTGTGGTCAGCTCTCCGTGGCGTCGGTCGAGCACCGTCTTCTTAGGTAACCTGAACCACGGCGAAACGATCGATCGCTGTTTCCACCATGGATCCATCGATAGGTCTACACACATGTCCCCTGGCAACAACCATGTCCCGTGGTTAATCGGCGGAACAGTTTTTTCTCTAAACGTGGACACGGAATACAGCCTGCTCGCTTTTTTTATCCACAGCCACCGCATCGTTGCGCACCTCGCTCCTCGTCGTCGATACCAGACAAAAGACAGCCTGTTTTTTTACTCTCCTCGATGTAGAGTTGCTCTGTGGAGCTAAAGCTTTGGCTGGCACACATAACAGCAGTcgtcaaaatgtatttgaaaagcGCGCTCCACATTTGACCTGCGCATATGCGCATATCTTTGCATATTGTTGTCGCTCTGTTATTGATTGCATTGATATACCGTGAaattcttaaagggatagtctACTGCCTCCTGTATGCGGAAATCAGCGGCAGGGCATGCACTGTGTGATAGATGCCTCAGTTACTCTCTGTTATAGctcttttatttaaacattatttacatatatgttGTTTTTGGTTTTTAAGCTCAgattctctgctctgtctctgtgtgttgtggctGTGGCTTAGAAACATATCCCACTCTTATCTCCTGggtttcctctctttctgtatTTGTCTTTCCAGCATTTCTATTCTTAaccctcctctcttcatcccctGTTCGTTTCTAGCTCTCCAGGACTCCGAGGCTGCTGCAGAGAATGGGAATAGGGACACAGGCCAAGGCTTGCCATTTTGGCTGAAGTAACAGCAAGGACGGTTGTCAATCCCGCATCGGCGTCAATCCCCTTCTCcctcacctcttctcctccacacacacacacacacacacacacacacacacacacacacacacagaaggacaaACACCCCCACTCACAGCCACTGCTATGTCCACCGCCGTAGACATCGCCGGCCCTTCCTCCTCAGATCAAGCCCACAGCAGCGCTAAAATCCCCAACGCGCCACTGAGACCCAGCCTAAAGCGCTCCAACCACCCCTACAGCCTCTCCCATTACATCTCCACCCCTTCCCAGGCCATGGACGTCAAAGGCCTGATCCAGCCCTCCCCAGCCCAGCAGCGGGCCGCCCAGCCCGCACATACCAAGCCTCGCCGTACCCCCTCCTGGCCCGACATGTGGGAGTCACCCAGCGGGCTCCACCTGGCCCATGCCGCTGAGCTGCTGATGCGCGCCGGGCTCCTGGCTCTGACACCCGCCACCACGGAGCAGGCCAACCTGGGTGCACAGATCAGCCAGCCAGTGAAAAGGGAGGCTATAGAGGCaagggggggaaagggagaTGGGGAAGGAAGTGGGTCTGGgcccgaggaggaggaagaggactcCTCTGGATGTGGCACTGACTTCCAGCCCTTCCTAGGTGCCTGGTTCCCCTTCAGCCCTGCTCTGTTTCCCCTGGCAGGCTTCCAGATGGGGGGAGGCCACTGGAGAAGTGCCGCCATGGGAACTGAGGGCATCGAGGGGCTGGTGGCCGAGGGCTACTCTCCGGGCTCCCTGGGCGCAGGCAGTGctagcaggaggaagaggaagaggtgcgGGGAGTGCGTACCGTGTCGGCGTCAGACGAACTGCGACCAGTGCAGCAGCTGCCGCAATCGCAAGAGGGGACACCAGATCTGTAAATACAGGAAGtgtgaggagctgaagaggaagcCGGGAGGCCCTGGGTTTGAGAGCAGAGTGTCTGGCTTTGACCTCAGGGGGTCCGACTTTACTTTGGGTCTCTCACAGGAGAGAAGCAACGGAGTCTTGGATGGATAGTAACGCTTGTGGTGGCAGCATTTGTCAGAGGATCCTGGTTGGATGATTGTTGAGGAGCTGCGTTTGAATAATAACACATGGGACACAACGTCAACACACTCGGACTGTGAGGTCTCAGAGACCTCTGCATCTTGTGTTtagtgaggagctgcagctctgttaAAGAATGTCCACACTCGTTCCCATCCTTCCTTTTGACAATCAGTGAAATGGAGAGGCGAGAAAGAAGGATACCAATGTGTGTCAATATTTAGATGATGACAAAAATGCTGTAAATAGCCTGTAAATATCTGGAAAACATTATGTCTTTTTTACATCCCTTTCCAGTTTGGATGTGTTGTGTTtcgacatttaaaaaaaaaaaaaaggagccaaatgttttgtttctaaTGGGGAGTTTTGATTCTGTTGTTCTGACGTCACTGCATCAGCAAGAAATGAATGAGTTCAGCCTAGGCTAAATTATTTCATGTGCAGCTTGTACTGTATAGCTCTGTTTGCCcttttgaaataaaagaaattggCCATGTGCACTTGTCTACAGGCTGGGTTTAtactatttgtgtgtgtgtgtttgtgtgtttgcaattaattgggtgtgtgtgtgtgccggttTGCAGCCATGTTTCtaacgtgcgtgtgtgcgtgaggtGTGGATTATGAGTCACCTAATGGTGTGGCTGAGAACCTTATCACaaccccacagacacacaaacgcatacACGCTGCCTTGGCAAGTCCGGCCTATGCACTGGAACACACCTAAcctgacatgcacacacaatcacaaaaacTCTCTCCTGtattcacacactgacacaatttccctttttattcACAAGTGTAgatcatagacacacacattacaagCCTAATACACAGCCAGCTGGACTGAGGCTACAGGGTGGGTTTTTGCTTGTTGCCGTAACGATGGCTGATGTGATAAGACCTTCTTCCTCGGCGCCACACTCCAGGGGACCGCAGGGAAGACGTAACCATGGCAACGGCCGGCCCGAGGTGTCACGCTATAATTGGGCCACGGCTGCACTTCCTGTGCGCCTTCAGTCAGGGGGATCGCAGAGGGActgctctgtgtatgtgtgtgtgtgtgcgtgtgtgcatctgtgggggtggggggggggggggttgtgcgtgtgtgcgtccgTGTTTGtcaggcagggagagagagagaggcagagagaaagctCAGCACGCCAGCCAACACAGGACCCTGCCAACTCATGGAGAAAAGCAGTGAGCTCCAACATCATGCTATTACAACGTTCCCACTGAATGAGAAACACACAGTCTTTTAGTTAAAGTCCACAGTCTAGTGTTTCTTCATCTCCCAGACAAAGGGGGAATTTCAAATTCTTGgatctgcagcttttttttcctccgccccccttctctctctcttctgtgcCTTTCTAGTGATTTGGAGCTTAATCCCCCCTCCCTGTTCTCgtcacgcatgcacacacacgcacacacactcacactcacactcacactcacactcacactcacacacacacacatacacacacacacacacacacactcacacacacacacaccggaaaTCTGTGTCACCCGCTGCCCAGCAGGTCCAGTGACTCCCTGAACGCCTGCAGTCTGGCTCCACTGGCCTGCAAGATGgcaggagagaaagggaggaggaggaggggagagggattGAACgaaggacagagaagaggaggaggggggagggttgAGAGGGAGTTGGGGGaatgggggaggaggaggtggtggaaaGCGGATCCTggggtggcggtggtggtgggggtgaaCTGTGGTGAAGGGCAGTgaaggaaaaagggaggaaagaggtggaggggggCGTAAGGGGTGTAAGAGAGAGTGGGTGAAACTGGGGGAGATGAAACGCAGGCcacagggggagagaaaggagaaagagggagagagatgcagggagggggactgggagatGGACAGCAGGGGATGAAGATAACGTGGGCcaaacaaagagaggaagagagatgagTGGGAGATCCAGCGAGCGGCGTGATGGAGGCCGACTGAAATGCAGCAAGACAGAGAGGCGAGGACACCGGGGTTAATGACCGATGCACTGTCCGTATAGCCGATGTGCGTCCGTCTCAGACCCCTGTGGATCCTACATATGTTACAGCACCAGCGGACCTGCCCACTCTGGAGAAAAActcctctctcacaaacacacactgcagtggaaCAACCTGCCAGCCCAAGGCAACCTGCACTGGAGCTGGGCGGACCCTCACTCACGAGCCAGACCTTTGAAATTTTGGCCACTGCGTCTGCTCGGAGACACTGTGTCTCattgtggattttttttctccctccactGGCAGTAACCCCAGCGTTAGAAAACGTCTAACAGCTTCGCAGAAACAGCATCTTTCTGAGATCACAGCTCATTACGTCTCTGTTATCCATTTGCGTTCACTTTTATAGACTTGGAAAACATGCAACACTACTCCCTAACAGGAACACAATGGTTTCCTACATCCTTGAAAAGCCCCAGCTCATCTGCCCTGAGGTATTTTGGTGACACCGGGGTCAAAGGGGactcttgacctttgacccttaaAGCTGTTAAAGGTGGATTCAAATAGACAAACTTCTAAAAACAGCTTCATTCACTTCTGGTTCGGTCTCATATTACCAATGAACAGTACCAAACCCATTAAATGTCATTAAGATGTAACTAATTACCATGTAACTAAGAGTCTGGATAATTAAATGACTTGAATTACTATCGGCCGAACCAAAGCACGGtcataaaataaagaagaaaacaaattagCTCTGAAAACCGTCTCACATGTCGATCCTCAGGCGGGTTCACATGGTGTTCGTTTTCATTGGTAATGTGTACCGAAAATTCTGTTAATCTTTAGCTCACTGCTGATCTCCAAAAAGGCACAGTGGTTCCAGGAGGTTAGGCAAAGCCAGTTGATAACTGTCTGCCTGCACTGATATTTCATCACAGCTTTTTTTCACACCACCTCGTGATGTGGACAAGATCACTGTCAAATACACTGTATCAGGCTGACTTCTTTTACACAGATACCATTATAGATATCCAGCAGGAGAATTAGCTGACAATGAGCTAACATTTTTCTGATTCTATATATTCTCTTTCCAGTACAATTACTGAATTATAAATACTCTAATTGGGATCTGTCCAGCgctaacaaataaatacaatcacCAGACGACCGCCATGTTGGTGGCACTTTGAGGCTGTGCTATGCTAATGTTAGAGCTAAATGCTGGTTTACATGTGtgtcaattcaggggctgcatctttcagaggctgcatttgaagccTGACTGCATCACACCGGACTGTCCCATTTCGAAGGATCCTTCTAATGCGGCTGACAAATGTATCCTCCCATCCCTAGATAGTAAGGCTACAGCGGTTGGATCCTTCCTGACCCAACCTAACCCAGGTTTCAAAGGAAGTCCAATGATTACATTGTCAAATGTACTTGTATCAGGCTTAAACTCAGCCCACTAGCTACAggtacacatgttaaaaaaagggttaaggttaaggggCAATCAAACTTTCTCATCATGTCCAGCTgtagctctgttgctaggcaaaAGAACTAAGGGCAAGATGAACTGGTGAAGCTGATCAAGGAAATCCTCTGTAGAGCAAATCATCTGATTTCAGTTCTTCCTTTGCAGTCTACCCGGCCTAGGAAGACTGACCCATTCATGGGCGGTGTAGATCgtgtcctctgaaggatgcagcccctgtaTTGAGACAAAGCTATAGTCAGTATAATCTTCTGGGTAAAAAAGGGAAACCAACAATTTTACTCACCAAAGTTAGTCCTGTATACTAGCCATGAGTCATCAGCTTTAGAAACCAGTTGTATATCTAGTCTCTGAAGGTCTGTTAAGTGAGGACTTGaccatgtttccttttttaggGACTGAACTTTAAAGGATGTGGGTGTTTCCCAGGCGAGCCTGACAGAAACATGCTTTTggttgcattctgggaaatgtagtgtATTTTTAGCTTGACCCACAACTAGGGACTATTGGTCACAATATTTAAGCCTTTCCTCTGAGCTGACCCACAATTCTTTAGAGTGCCATACCTAGATCCCTTTAAGTTTAGGTCGGTACATGTTGGTT harbors:
- the LOC133958981 gene encoding CXXC-type zinc finger protein 5-like, producing MSTAVDIAGPSSSDQAHSSAKIPNAPLRPSLKRSNHPYSLSHYISTPSQAMDVKGLIQPSPAQQRAAQPAHTKPRRTPSWPDMWESPSGLHLAHAAELLMRAGLLALTPATTEQANLGAQISQPVKREAIEARGGKGDGEGSGSGPEEEEEDSSGCGTDFQPFLGAWFPFSPALFPLAGFQMGGGHWRSAAMGTEGIEGLVAEGYSPGSLGAGSASRRKRKRCGECVPCRRQTNCDQCSSCRNRKRGHQICKYRKCEELKRKPGGPGFESRVSGFDLRGSDFTLGLSQERSNGVLDG